A stretch of the Neofelis nebulosa isolate mNeoNeb1 chromosome 1, mNeoNeb1.pri, whole genome shotgun sequence genome encodes the following:
- the SMIM32 gene encoding small integral membrane protein 32, with the protein MYGDVFNATAGPEAAGGGALALAATVKAEGALPLELATARGMRDGAATKPDLPTYLLLFFLLLLSVALVVLFIGCQLRHSAFAALPHDRSLRDARAPWKSRPV; encoded by the coding sequence ATGTACGGCGACGTGTTCAACGCCACGGCCGGCCCGGAGGCGGCTGGAGGCGGCGCGCTGGCCCTGGCGGCCACGGTCAAGGCAGAGGGCGCTTTGCCGCTGGAGCTGGCCACGGCGCGCGGCATGCGGGACGGCGCGGCCACAAAGCCCGACCTGCCCACCTACCTGCTGCTCTTCTTCTTGCTGCTGCTGTCTGTGGCGCTCGTCGTCCTCTTCATAGGCTGCCAGCTGCGCCACTCGGCCTTCGCCGCGCTGCCCCACGACCGTTCGCTGCGCGACGCCCGCGCGCCCTGGAAGTCGCGGCCGGTGTAG